Proteins found in one Pontibacter sp. SGAir0037 genomic segment:
- a CDS encoding carbonic anhydrase has protein sequence MEKIFENNKKWVEQKLSEDSEYFTKLAKGQEPRYLFIGCSDSRVPANEISGTGPGEMFVHRNIANMVVNTDVNLLSVLQYAVEVLKVKDIIVCGHIGCGGVAAAASNKQFGLIDNWLRNIKDVIRLHENELNAIEDEEQRLRRLVELNVIEQVHNLSKTSIIQNAMQSDNPPKLHGLVYDIKEGLLRDLNVEYESFKRFEKIYSIVDESAVEAGTEK, from the coding sequence ATGGAAAAAATATTTGAGAATAATAAGAAATGGGTGGAGCAAAAGTTGAGCGAAGACAGCGAATACTTTACTAAGCTCGCCAAAGGACAGGAGCCGCGCTACCTGTTTATCGGATGCTCTGACAGCCGTGTGCCAGCCAACGAAATTTCGGGTACGGGCCCTGGTGAAATGTTTGTGCATCGTAATATTGCCAACATGGTAGTGAACACTGATGTGAACCTGCTATCGGTGTTGCAGTATGCCGTTGAAGTACTTAAAGTAAAAGATATTATTGTATGCGGCCATATTGGTTGTGGCGGGGTGGCCGCAGCTGCCAGCAACAAACAGTTCGGTTTAATAGATAACTGGCTGCGCAATATCAAGGATGTGATTCGCCTGCACGAAAATGAGCTGAACGCTATTGAAGACGAAGAGCAACGCCTGCGCCGCCTGGTTGAACTGAATGTAATTGAGCAGGTGCATAACCTGTCTAAAACCTCTATTATTCAAAACGCCATGCAGTCTGATAATCCTCCTAAACTACATGGCCTGGTGTACGACATTAAAGAGGGGCTCTTAAGAGACCTGAATGTGGAGTACGAATCATTTAAGCGGTTCGAAAAGATCTACAGCATAGTAGACGAGTCTGCCGTTGAGGCAGGCACTGAAAAATAA